In a genomic window of Streptomyces katrae:
- a CDS encoding MarR family winged helix-turn-helix transcriptional regulator: MARLHRIAAGRLLRDLGLHPGQEFLMMHLWDSGPVRQSELIKSVGLDPSTVTKMLQRLEQAGHVRRGPDPADRRASLVEATEASCGLLREVREAWAELERQTLAALDGAEGEELLRLLRKVEATLCAPAAADPQCGTGGGGR, translated from the coding sequence GTGGCCCGGCTGCACCGCATCGCCGCGGGGCGGCTGCTGCGGGACCTGGGCCTGCACCCGGGGCAGGAGTTCCTGATGATGCACCTGTGGGACAGCGGGCCCGTGCGCCAGTCGGAGCTGATCAAGAGCGTCGGCCTGGATCCGTCCACCGTGACGAAGATGCTCCAGCGCCTCGAACAGGCGGGGCACGTCCGCCGCGGCCCCGACCCGGCCGACCGCCGGGCCTCCCTGGTCGAGGCCACGGAGGCCAGCTGCGGGCTGCTCCGGGAGGTCCGGGAGGCCTGGGCCGAGCTGGAGCGTCAGACCCTGGCCGCACTGGACGGCGCGGAGGGCGAGGAGCTGCTGCGGCTGCTGCGGAAGGTGGAGGCGACGCTGTGCGCCCCGGCGGCCGCCGACCCGCAGTGCGGGACCGGGGGCGGCGGCCGCTGA